Proteins encoded together in one Corallococcus soli window:
- the ptsP gene encoding phosphoenolpyruvate--protein phosphotransferase, translating to MLTLTPSQVRLGRSAANKAEAIRLVGQVMVESGFIAPGYIDSMLQREQVSATYLGHGIAIPHGLPEARDLVRETGVVVVQFPAGVAWSPEGSARIVVGIAAKSDEHLQVLANLTGVLGDDSQSQLLAHTQDAGVIVQALNGAAPAPEPQASVTSFDGPHVRVTSPSPHGLHARPATALVEVVRRFRADVTVHHAGRQANARSLLSLLQLGARGGTALTLTATGDDADAALLALREAFDAGLGEGAPTAPTPSATPTVTATLDYEGTLVAGLSASPGIAAGPVWTFQRERLEVEERAPDSAQEHRRLEEALAGAAAELRQLHEGFLKKAGAQRAAIFKAHLELLDDPGMLSETHGHIDTGMSAGAAWRRVFEDRADSLAKLDEPTLAARAADLRDVGRRVLRPLAKVVEGEATFPDHPVVLLAEDLAPSDTAKLDPAMVLGLCTAGGGTTSHTAIIARSLDLPAVVAVGPSVLDLRNGQPCILDGDAGVLVVGPSERDRAKAANQRERTRARREEEKLERYRPAITLDGKRVEVAANISEASEAQKAVDAGGEGVGLMRTEFLFLKRDDPPDEEEQLHAYRTMVRALNGLPLILRTLDIGGDKRVPYLSLPAEENPFLGVRGIRLCFEREDLFRTQLRAILRASKEGPVRIMYPMVAMPEELTKARAITESVRREVGADPVEVGIMIEVPSAVMMADRLAKDVSFFSIGTNDLTQYVLAMDREHPVLAPQADGLHPAVLRMVDLTVRAARKAGIWVGACGGIAGDPSGAVVLSGLGVSELSVAIPSIPSVKALLRGISMTDAEAVARRALESGNAAEVRALARDLLARKGATA from the coding sequence ATGCTGACGTTGACGCCCTCGCAGGTCCGACTGGGACGGTCCGCCGCGAACAAGGCGGAGGCCATCCGCCTGGTCGGACAGGTGATGGTGGAGTCCGGCTTCATCGCGCCCGGCTACATCGACAGCATGCTCCAGCGTGAGCAGGTGTCCGCGACGTACCTGGGCCACGGCATCGCCATCCCCCACGGCCTGCCCGAAGCGCGCGACCTCGTGCGCGAGACGGGGGTCGTCGTGGTGCAGTTCCCCGCTGGCGTCGCGTGGAGTCCGGAGGGCTCCGCGCGCATCGTCGTGGGCATCGCGGCGAAGTCCGACGAACACCTCCAGGTGCTCGCCAACCTCACCGGCGTGCTGGGCGACGACTCCCAGTCCCAGCTGCTGGCCCACACGCAGGACGCGGGCGTCATCGTCCAGGCGCTCAACGGCGCCGCGCCCGCACCGGAGCCCCAGGCCTCCGTCACCTCCTTCGACGGGCCCCACGTCCGGGTCACCTCGCCCTCCCCGCATGGCCTGCACGCGCGCCCGGCCACCGCGCTGGTGGAAGTGGTCCGGCGCTTCCGCGCCGACGTCACCGTGCACCACGCCGGGCGACAGGCGAATGCCCGGAGCCTCCTGTCGCTCCTCCAGTTGGGCGCGCGGGGCGGCACGGCGCTGACGCTCACCGCGACGGGGGATGACGCGGACGCGGCGCTGCTCGCGCTCCGGGAGGCGTTCGATGCGGGGCTGGGTGAGGGCGCGCCCACCGCGCCCACCCCAAGCGCGACGCCGACCGTCACCGCGACGCTCGACTACGAGGGGACGCTGGTGGCGGGCCTGTCCGCGTCGCCGGGCATCGCGGCAGGGCCGGTGTGGACCTTTCAGCGGGAGCGCTTGGAGGTGGAGGAGCGCGCCCCGGACAGCGCGCAGGAGCACCGCCGCTTGGAGGAGGCGCTCGCGGGCGCCGCCGCGGAGCTGCGCCAGTTGCACGAGGGTTTCCTCAAGAAGGCCGGGGCGCAGCGGGCCGCCATCTTCAAGGCGCACCTGGAGCTGCTGGACGACCCGGGGATGCTGTCGGAGACGCACGGCCACATCGACACCGGGATGAGCGCGGGCGCGGCCTGGCGCCGCGTGTTCGAGGACCGCGCGGACTCCCTGGCGAAGCTGGACGAGCCGACGCTGGCCGCGCGCGCCGCCGACCTGCGGGACGTGGGCCGGCGCGTGCTGCGGCCCCTGGCGAAGGTGGTGGAGGGCGAGGCCACCTTCCCGGACCACCCCGTGGTGCTGCTCGCGGAGGACCTGGCGCCATCGGACACCGCGAAGCTGGACCCCGCCATGGTGCTGGGCCTGTGCACGGCGGGCGGCGGCACCACGTCGCACACGGCCATCATCGCGCGCTCGCTCGACCTGCCGGCGGTGGTGGCGGTGGGGCCGTCGGTGCTGGACCTGCGCAACGGCCAGCCCTGCATCCTGGATGGCGACGCGGGCGTGCTCGTCGTGGGCCCTTCGGAGCGCGACCGCGCGAAGGCCGCGAACCAGCGCGAGCGCACGCGGGCCCGGCGCGAGGAGGAGAAGCTGGAGCGCTACCGGCCCGCCATCACGCTCGACGGCAAGCGCGTGGAGGTGGCCGCGAACATCAGCGAGGCCTCGGAGGCCCAGAAGGCCGTGGACGCGGGCGGCGAGGGCGTGGGCCTGATGCGCACGGAGTTCCTCTTCCTCAAGCGCGACGACCCGCCCGACGAGGAGGAGCAGCTCCACGCGTACCGCACCATGGTGCGCGCGCTCAACGGCCTGCCGCTCATCCTGCGCACGCTGGACATCGGCGGCGACAAGCGCGTGCCCTACCTGTCGCTGCCGGCGGAGGAGAACCCGTTCCTGGGCGTGCGCGGCATCCGGCTGTGCTTCGAGCGCGAGGACCTGTTCCGCACGCAGCTGCGCGCCATCCTGCGAGCGTCGAAGGAGGGCCCGGTCCGCATCATGTATCCCATGGTCGCGATGCCCGAGGAGCTGACGAAGGCCCGCGCCATCACCGAGTCCGTGCGGCGGGAGGTCGGCGCGGATCCCGTGGAGGTGGGCATCATGATTGAAGTGCCCTCGGCGGTGATGATGGCGGACCGGCTGGCGAAGGACGTGTCGTTCTTCTCCATCGGCACCAACGACCTGACGCAGTACGTGCTGGCGATGGACCGCGAGCACCCGGTGCTCGCGCCGCAGGCGGACGGCCTGCACCCGGCGGTGCTGCGCATGGTGGACCTCACGGTGCGCGCGGCCCGGAAGGCGGGCATCTGGGTGGGCGCCTGCGGTGGCATCGCGGGAGACCCGTCCGGCGCGGTGGTGTTGTCCGGCCTGGGCGTCAGCGAGCTGAGCGTCGCCATCCCCAGCATCCCGTCGGTGAAGGCGCTGCTGCGCGGCATCTCCATGACGGACGCGGAGGCCGTGGCGCGACGGGCCCTGGAGTCCGGCAACGCGGCGGAGGTGCGGGCGTTGGCGCGCGACCTGCTGGCCAGGAAGGGAGCCACGGCATGA
- a CDS encoding class I SAM-dependent methyltransferase, with translation MPDSVLDFYEGLAEEYHLLFADWEQAVERQGAVLDALLRRSGAPPPRRVLDCACGIGTQALGLAARGFGVHATDLSPSAVARAEREARAMHVSITTGVADLRMLDWQVPGTFDVVMACDNALAHLLEDSDLHDAANAMASRLVPGGLLVASLRDNAALLEKRPRFTAERVLDTPLGRRVLFQVWDWAVDDRQYTVRQFILRQESGVWHTTEHTGVYRLLERLELERALTQAGLVDPRWYSPEEIGFYQPLITVRKP, from the coding sequence ATGCCTGACAGCGTCCTGGACTTCTACGAAGGGCTGGCCGAGGAGTACCACCTGCTCTTCGCGGACTGGGAGCAGGCGGTGGAGCGGCAGGGCGCGGTGCTGGACGCGCTCTTGCGCCGTTCGGGCGCGCCGCCTCCGCGCCGGGTGCTGGACTGCGCGTGCGGCATCGGCACGCAGGCGCTGGGGCTCGCGGCGCGGGGCTTCGGGGTGCATGCCACGGACCTGAGCCCTTCGGCCGTGGCGCGCGCGGAGCGGGAAGCGCGGGCCATGCACGTGAGCATCACCACGGGCGTGGCGGACCTGCGCATGCTGGACTGGCAGGTGCCGGGGACGTTCGACGTGGTGATGGCGTGCGACAACGCGCTCGCGCACCTGCTGGAGGACTCGGACCTGCACGACGCGGCGAACGCGATGGCGTCGCGGCTGGTGCCGGGCGGGCTGCTGGTGGCGAGCCTGCGCGACAATGCCGCGCTGCTGGAGAAGCGGCCGCGCTTCACGGCGGAGCGCGTGCTGGACACACCCCTGGGGCGCCGCGTCCTCTTCCAGGTCTGGGATTGGGCGGTGGACGACCGGCAGTACACGGTGCGCCAGTTCATCCTGCGCCAGGAGTCCGGCGTCTGGCACACCACCGAGCACACCGGCGTCTACCGGCTGCTGGAGCGTCTGGAGTTGGAGCGCGCGCTCACGCAGGCGGGGCTTGTGGATCCGCGCTGGTACTCGCCGGAGGAGATCGGCTTCTACCAGCCGCTCATCACCGTCCGGAAGCCTTGA
- a CDS encoding DUF962 domain-containing protein, protein MSDRIQTYAEFWPFYLREHSLPSTRWLHFSGTSLGVCLGVTAAVTGRGALIPAALVAAYGFAWFSHFKIENNRPASFKYPLWSFISDLRMAGLMAVGQLGPHLERAWAGRPVPVPVASAQAEVR, encoded by the coding sequence ATGTCCGACCGCATCCAGACCTATGCCGAGTTCTGGCCGTTCTACCTGCGCGAGCACTCGCTGCCGTCGACACGCTGGCTGCACTTCTCCGGGACCAGTCTGGGCGTGTGCCTGGGCGTGACGGCCGCCGTCACCGGGCGGGGGGCGCTGATTCCCGCCGCGCTGGTGGCCGCCTATGGCTTCGCGTGGTTCAGCCACTTCAAGATCGAGAACAACCGTCCGGCGAGCTTCAAGTACCCGCTCTGGTCGTTCATCTCCGACCTCCGCATGGCGGGGCTGATGGCCGTGGGCCAGCTGGGCCCGCACCTGGAGCGCGCCTGGGCGGGTCGGCCCGTGCCGGTCCCGGTGGCCTCGGCGCAGGCCGAGGTCCGGTAG
- a CDS encoding Gfo/Idh/MocA family protein produces MTNETPRLWTRRRMLGAAGGLVTASAWMPPVLAAAGSSPQVKLPPTFANTERERPGPPNPQPDAERVGWAIVGLGHLSLEELLPAFGQSKRNKLVALVSGDRAKAQAVAKQYGVPDKGLYDYKTFDRLKDNPDVQVVYIVLPNSMHAEYTVRAAQAGKHVFCEKPMANTVAECQQMIDACKKADRKLGIAYRLQYEPHHRALIRMARDKELGTLKLFTADNGQNQGEPNQWRHKKALAGGGALPDVGIYCLNAARYLSGEEPIEVHGFSHSTPNDPRFKEVDEHFAFHLKFPSGFQANCTTSYSTHETKRMRLMGSDGWADMDPAFSYGGLRLRIATKSKAFPKADDTVERSFSQTSQFAREMDHFARCVQENTVPHTPGEEGLADMRIIEALYRSAREGRTVKLEAPKKLDAFRGPPPKEEG; encoded by the coding sequence ATGACGAACGAGACACCCCGGCTGTGGACCCGCAGGCGCATGCTGGGCGCGGCGGGGGGACTCGTCACCGCGAGCGCGTGGATGCCGCCGGTGCTCGCCGCCGCGGGCTCCTCGCCGCAGGTGAAGCTGCCGCCCACGTTCGCCAACACGGAGCGCGAACGTCCCGGCCCGCCCAACCCGCAACCGGACGCCGAGCGCGTGGGCTGGGCCATCGTGGGCCTGGGGCATCTGTCATTGGAGGAGCTGCTGCCGGCGTTCGGGCAGTCGAAGCGCAACAAGCTGGTGGCGCTCGTCAGCGGGGACCGCGCCAAGGCGCAGGCGGTCGCGAAGCAGTACGGCGTCCCGGACAAGGGGCTCTACGACTACAAGACGTTTGATCGGCTCAAGGACAACCCGGACGTCCAGGTCGTCTACATCGTCCTGCCCAACAGCATGCACGCCGAGTACACGGTGCGCGCCGCGCAGGCCGGCAAGCACGTCTTCTGCGAGAAGCCCATGGCCAACACCGTGGCCGAGTGCCAGCAGATGATCGACGCGTGCAAGAAGGCGGATCGCAAGCTGGGCATCGCGTACCGGCTCCAGTACGAGCCGCACCACCGCGCGCTCATCCGGATGGCGCGCGACAAGGAGCTGGGCACGCTCAAGCTCTTCACCGCCGACAACGGACAGAACCAGGGCGAGCCCAACCAGTGGCGCCACAAGAAGGCGCTGGCCGGCGGCGGCGCGCTGCCGGACGTGGGCATCTACTGCCTCAACGCCGCGCGCTACCTGAGCGGCGAGGAGCCCATCGAAGTGCATGGCTTCAGCCACAGCACGCCCAACGACCCGCGCTTCAAGGAGGTGGACGAACACTTCGCCTTCCACCTGAAGTTCCCGTCCGGCTTCCAGGCGAACTGCACCACCAGCTACAGCACGCATGAGACGAAGCGCATGCGCCTGATGGGCTCCGACGGGTGGGCGGACATGGATCCGGCGTTCTCCTACGGCGGCCTGCGCCTGCGCATCGCCACGAAGTCCAAGGCCTTCCCCAAGGCGGACGACACGGTGGAGCGCAGCTTCAGCCAGACCAGCCAGTTCGCGCGGGAGATGGACCACTTCGCGCGCTGCGTGCAGGAGAACACCGTGCCGCACACGCCGGGCGAGGAGGGCCTCGCCGACATGCGCATCATCGAGGCGCTCTACCGCTCCGCCCGCGAGGGCAGGACCGTGAAGCTGGAGGCACCGAAGAAGCTGGATGCCTTCCGGGGCCCTCCTCCGAAAGAAGAGGGCTGA
- a CDS encoding M20/M25/M40 family metallo-hydrolase — MNTRLASLSAVALVGLTVAFALHFASAPAALPASAPVEVFSAGRARAHLEHIAAVPHPVGSQAHREVREYLLRTVREAGVTPEVQVTSAINPFLGLGRYIPGATVHNVLAHLKGVDGSKAIAIVAHYDSVPTSPGASDDGAGVAAMLETLRALRTGPPLRNDILFVFTDAEETGLIGARAFALQHPLAKQVAVVLNFEARGSHGPSLMFQPSPDSRWLIEHLARSGAPAQASSLFDETYRRLPNDTDFTIFLRAGKPGLNFGFIDGFMRYHSRLDDLAHLDLDSLQHHGEVMLALARHLGQDPLEPTSTGNAIYFNVGPLLVHHPASWAVPLALLALLACGAAVAVGLRRGALRTSGLLMGLGALLATTVGSAAVAHAAWWLVRHVDGGLKALPQRDAYQGPLFIVGLLALTLAAVAGFQALFLRKVRRAELAAGALIAWTLLGLASAFVASGVSYLFIWPVVFGAPALGWRWREPGETPSPRTRLVLAASAIPGLLLWVPQVPNLYVALTLALVAVVTVVLAPWMALLLAQTVAEPVRLGRTVAPLAFALAGVLLGVGVVQERFDAEHPRPSSVAYVTDVTSGEAYWFSLDFQPDAWVSGFLGEEATTRRLVTYLPLLPMDVRVAPAPPRPLPAPDVRVEHDETRDGLRRLALRVTSRRQAPHLQLQLGPGTPLRALSMAGHRLEPDAIARLLERKSGPVLQYWAPPPEGVLLEVSVPEGTRVRLRVTDFRFDLSEAPGAPGDQRPADTIPVPFHVGISDETLVSSTGEY; from the coding sequence TTGAACACGCGCCTCGCCTCCCTGTCGGCCGTGGCCCTCGTCGGGCTCACCGTCGCGTTCGCCCTGCACTTCGCCTCCGCCCCCGCGGCCCTGCCGGCCTCGGCGCCCGTGGAGGTGTTCTCCGCCGGGCGGGCCCGCGCGCACCTGGAGCACATCGCGGCGGTCCCGCACCCCGTCGGCTCGCAGGCGCACCGCGAGGTGCGCGAGTACCTGCTGCGCACCGTGCGCGAAGCGGGCGTGACGCCGGAGGTCCAGGTGACCTCCGCCATCAACCCCTTCCTCGGCCTGGGCCGCTACATCCCGGGCGCCACGGTCCACAACGTCCTCGCCCACCTGAAGGGCGTGGATGGAAGCAAGGCCATCGCCATCGTGGCCCACTACGACTCCGTGCCCACCTCGCCCGGGGCGTCGGATGACGGGGCTGGCGTGGCGGCGATGCTCGAAACGCTGCGCGCGCTCCGCACCGGCCCCCCGCTCCGCAACGACATCCTCTTCGTCTTCACGGACGCGGAGGAGACGGGGCTCATCGGCGCCAGGGCCTTCGCGCTCCAGCACCCGCTGGCGAAGCAGGTCGCCGTCGTCCTCAACTTCGAGGCCCGCGGCTCGCACGGCCCTTCGCTGATGTTCCAGCCGAGCCCCGACAGCCGCTGGCTCATCGAACACCTGGCGCGCTCCGGGGCCCCCGCACAGGCAAGCTCGCTCTTCGACGAAACCTACCGGCGGCTGCCCAACGACACGGACTTCACCATCTTCCTGAGGGCAGGGAAGCCGGGCCTCAACTTCGGCTTCATCGACGGGTTCATGCGCTACCACTCGCGCCTGGACGACCTCGCCCACCTGGACCTCGACAGCCTCCAGCATCACGGCGAGGTGATGCTCGCGCTCGCGCGCCACCTGGGCCAGGACCCGCTGGAGCCCACCTCCACGGGGAACGCCATCTACTTCAACGTCGGGCCCCTCCTCGTCCACCACCCGGCGTCCTGGGCGGTGCCGCTCGCGCTGCTGGCGCTCCTGGCCTGCGGGGCCGCCGTCGCCGTGGGCCTGCGGCGGGGCGCGCTGCGGACATCCGGCCTCCTGATGGGCCTGGGCGCGCTGCTCGCGACGACGGTGGGGAGCGCGGCGGTGGCGCACGCGGCGTGGTGGCTCGTGCGGCACGTCGACGGGGGGCTGAAGGCCCTGCCCCAGCGCGACGCCTACCAGGGCCCGCTCTTCATCGTGGGGCTGCTGGCGCTGACGCTCGCGGCGGTGGCCGGCTTCCAGGCCCTCTTCCTGCGCAAGGTGCGGCGGGCGGAGCTCGCGGCGGGCGCGCTCATCGCGTGGACGCTGCTGGGGCTCGCCAGCGCTTTCGTGGCCAGCGGGGTCAGCTACCTGTTCATCTGGCCGGTCGTCTTCGGGGCGCCGGCCCTGGGATGGCGGTGGCGCGAACCGGGGGAGACCCCGTCCCCGCGCACCCGCCTGGTGCTGGCCGCGAGCGCCATCCCCGGCCTGCTGTTGTGGGTGCCGCAGGTGCCCAACCTCTACGTCGCCCTGACGCTCGCGCTGGTGGCGGTGGTGACGGTGGTGCTCGCGCCCTGGATGGCATTGCTGCTGGCCCAGACGGTCGCGGAGCCCGTGCGGCTGGGCCGGACGGTGGCGCCGCTGGCCTTCGCGCTGGCCGGGGTGCTGCTGGGCGTGGGCGTGGTCCAGGAGCGCTTCGACGCGGAGCACCCGCGCCCCAGCAGCGTCGCCTACGTCACCGACGTCACGAGCGGCGAGGCGTACTGGTTCTCCCTCGACTTCCAACCGGATGCGTGGGTCTCCGGGTTCCTCGGCGAGGAAGCCACGACACGCCGGCTGGTCACCTACCTGCCCCTGCTCCCGATGGACGTCCGCGTGGCCCCCGCCCCCCCGCGGCCCCTCCCCGCGCCGGACGTGCGGGTGGAGCACGACGAGACCCGGGACGGCCTGCGCCGGCTCGCGCTCCGGGTGACGTCGCGCCGGCAGGCGCCCCACCTCCAGCTCCAGCTTGGTCCGGGCACGCCCCTGCGAGCCCTGTCCATGGCCGGCCACCGGCTGGAGCCGGACGCCATCGCCCGCCTGCTTGAGCGCAAGTCGGGCCCTGTCTTGCAGTACTGGGCCCCACCGCCCGAAGGCGTCCTCCTGGAGGTCTCCGTCCCGGAGGGCACCCGCGTGCGGCTGCGCGTGACGGACTTCCGCTTCGACCTCTCCGAAGCCCCCGGCGCGCCCGGCGACCAACGCCCGGCCGACACCATCCCCGTGCCGTTCCACGTGGGCATCTCGGATGAAACCCTGGTGAGCAGCACGGGCGAATACTGA
- the msrA gene encoding peptide-methionine (S)-S-oxide reductase MsrA, giving the protein MFFTSPKKLKLPTPQEALPGRPQEMPVPPKHTVLGTPLKGSVPEGFEEAVFGMGCFWGVERKFWQVPGVYSTAVGYAGGLTPNPTYEEVCSGLTGHNEVVRVVYDPQKVSYAQLLKVFWENHDPTQGMRQGNDAGTQYRSGIYYANDAQKRAAEETQRAFQAALHAKGLGDITTEVLPAPAFYYAEDYHQQYLQKNPGGYCGVGGTGVSCPIGVGVSA; this is encoded by the coding sequence ATGTTCTTCACGTCCCCGAAGAAGTTGAAGCTCCCCACTCCCCAGGAGGCGCTGCCGGGCCGTCCGCAGGAGATGCCGGTTCCCCCCAAGCACACCGTGCTGGGCACCCCGCTGAAGGGCTCCGTGCCGGAGGGCTTCGAAGAGGCCGTCTTCGGCATGGGCTGCTTCTGGGGCGTGGAGCGCAAGTTCTGGCAGGTGCCGGGCGTGTACTCCACGGCGGTGGGCTACGCGGGCGGGCTGACGCCGAACCCCACGTACGAGGAGGTCTGCTCGGGGCTCACCGGCCACAACGAGGTGGTGCGCGTGGTGTACGACCCGCAGAAGGTCTCCTACGCGCAGCTCCTGAAGGTGTTCTGGGAGAACCACGACCCGACGCAGGGCATGCGCCAGGGCAACGACGCGGGCACGCAGTACCGCTCCGGCATCTACTATGCGAACGACGCCCAGAAGCGCGCCGCGGAGGAGACGCAGCGCGCGTTCCAGGCGGCGCTGCACGCGAAAGGGCTGGGCGACATCACGACGGAGGTCCTGCCGGCGCCGGCCTTCTATTACGCCGAGGACTACCACCAGCAGTACCTGCAGAAGAACCCGGGCGGCTACTGCGGCGTCGGGGGCACGGGCGTCAGCTGCCCCATTGGCGTCGGCGTCAGCGCCTGA
- a CDS encoding Sapep family Mn(2+)-dependent dipeptidase encodes MRTPLLAALCLLAPTAALAAKDPRCAGKPAARAARFSDTALKGQSAAQRYAAYVQACALDDVVSLTQGLVRFKTVSSEAPASKNPEVAAMGRFLETWAKQHGFAFRTVGERDVFELSWGEGEPLLGLVFHGDVVPAAAHEWKRPPFKPVVEKGRLYGRGVEDDKGPIASALVALAMAKDLGLKPQGRVLVIIGNGEESDWSGMKKYADTEPKPTHVISVDSGYPVMAAQSGFVAWTLEAPVGPAAPAPKEGTTARAVDAAAGEFLTQVPGAATLKLVPVKGQTPEAVLAQVKAAIAAEQPARKGLKADVKREGAAVVLTTHGNAVHSSVADEGRNALWDLSAVAARLSLEDNGIAAMLRVVSRRFDGDHHGDKLGVAYKDTLMGPLLVAPTVLRVKDGAVSLGINMRRPQGRDAAAFNASLDAAAKRVGEDTGGQVTEAKGRYVGDPHVADTSGPLVQTLMDIFKRQRNAPDAVPGSIRGGTYARLFPRAVDFGPALPDEPYTGHAPDESIALETLDLSTRMLAEAVHTLALSPAPDVKAPSTP; translated from the coding sequence ATGCGCACCCCCCTGCTCGCCGCCCTCTGCCTCCTGGCGCCCACCGCCGCCCTCGCCGCGAAGGACCCGAGATGCGCCGGCAAGCCCGCCGCCCGGGCCGCCCGCTTCTCCGACACCGCCCTGAAGGGCCAGTCCGCCGCGCAGCGTTACGCCGCCTACGTCCAGGCGTGCGCGCTGGACGACGTGGTGTCCCTCACCCAGGGACTCGTCCGGTTCAAGACGGTGAGCAGCGAGGCCCCGGCGTCCAAGAACCCGGAGGTGGCCGCCATGGGGCGCTTCCTGGAGACCTGGGCGAAGCAGCACGGCTTCGCCTTCCGCACCGTGGGCGAGCGCGACGTCTTCGAGCTGTCCTGGGGCGAGGGCGAGCCGCTGCTGGGGCTCGTCTTCCACGGCGACGTCGTCCCCGCCGCCGCGCACGAGTGGAAGCGCCCGCCCTTCAAGCCCGTCGTGGAGAAGGGGCGCCTGTATGGCCGGGGCGTGGAGGACGACAAGGGGCCCATCGCCTCCGCCCTGGTCGCGCTCGCCATGGCGAAGGACCTGGGCCTCAAGCCCCAGGGCCGCGTGCTCGTCATCATCGGCAATGGCGAGGAGAGCGACTGGTCCGGCATGAAGAAGTACGCGGACACGGAACCCAAGCCCACGCACGTCATTTCCGTGGACTCCGGCTACCCGGTGATGGCCGCGCAGTCCGGCTTCGTCGCGTGGACACTGGAGGCGCCCGTGGGCCCGGCCGCCCCCGCGCCGAAGGAAGGCACCACCGCGCGCGCCGTGGACGCCGCCGCAGGGGAGTTCCTCACCCAGGTGCCCGGCGCCGCGACGCTGAAGCTCGTGCCCGTGAAGGGCCAGACGCCGGAGGCGGTGCTGGCCCAGGTGAAGGCCGCCATCGCCGCCGAGCAGCCCGCGCGCAAGGGCCTGAAGGCGGACGTGAAGCGCGAGGGCGCTGCCGTCGTGCTCACCACCCACGGCAACGCCGTGCACTCGTCCGTCGCGGACGAGGGCCGCAACGCGCTCTGGGACCTGTCCGCCGTGGCCGCGCGTCTGTCATTGGAGGACAACGGCATCGCCGCGATGCTGCGCGTCGTGTCCCGGCGCTTCGACGGCGACCACCACGGCGACAAGCTGGGCGTCGCGTACAAGGACACGCTGATGGGGCCGCTGCTCGTCGCGCCCACCGTGCTGCGGGTGAAGGACGGCGCCGTGTCGCTGGGCATCAACATGCGCCGCCCGCAGGGCAGGGACGCTGCGGCGTTCAACGCGAGCCTGGACGCCGCCGCGAAGCGCGTGGGTGAGGACACGGGCGGGCAGGTGACGGAGGCCAAGGGCCGCTACGTGGGCGACCCGCACGTGGCGGACACGTCCGGCCCGCTGGTCCAGACGCTGATGGACATCTTCAAGCGCCAGCGCAACGCACCGGACGCCGTGCCCGGCTCCATCCGGGGCGGCACCTACGCGCGGCTGTTCCCCCGGGCCGTGGACTTCGGGCCCGCGCTCCCCGACGAGCCTTACACCGGCCACGCCCCCGACGAGTCCATCGCGCTGGAGACGCTGGATTTGAGCACGCGCATGCTCGCGGAGGCCGTGCACACGCTGGCGCTGTCCCCGGCGCCGGACGTGAAGGCCCCGTCCACGCCGTGA